A stretch of DNA from Octopus sinensis unplaced genomic scaffold, ASM634580v1 Contig05604, whole genome shotgun sequence:
ATGAGGGACtgtcctttatatatattccatatttcaTTGCTCATTCATTCTCATTATTATCCTACTGCATTAGTAGTGCTGTGTGCCTGTCCACTGCCTCCTCCTGTGGAATTAAAATGTCGTCTATGAAGGGGCGGTAGAATTCGGGCAATTCGAATTGGTCCGCGTTATTTCGCTCGTGGTCGTCAGGTATCTGTTTGTCACGTGCTAACACTAACCGTTATCATTCCACGTCACCAATTATATTTATTagcatttttaaatttaaaaaataataattaatttttttttttttttgttaattattttatttaataagttTTGAAAAGTTATTATATCGAAAGAGAAGAGATTGATTTGAGAAATCAATTGAGGAAGCCCGCTGCCTGTATGGAAAGCGAGTTCCCTCGGAGTATGGCTATTCCGATCCGTTGTCTTAGCCATACTCCTTCACGAGGATCATTCTTCTTTGTGGCGAGCATTCTTCCGAGTTCGCGCAAGAACTCGGCAGTCGCTGGGCCAACAGCTCCTGATGACTCAGCCGCAACAGGGGTGAATCTGTAGCGGTCCCCGAGGaaggaatattttttggttttaaggTTTTCCGCGATTGAGGCAGCTGCTCCAGGTGTCTGAACCGATTTAAGGAGATTCGTGCTTGAGTAAGTATCGACGCAAGTTGCGTCCCAGACCAAAGATCGTCCGGAGTTGAAAGGGAAAAGAGTCATCCCGTCAGGTCTCTTCCATCACCTCGATCGAGACCCACTGGTTCAAGCTGTGCTGGGAAGCCTGCAGCCTTCAGAGCTCTGACGATCACGTCGTTCAGAGCGGCGTGACGTGGTCCTCTTCCGGCGGATCTCCTGCAGGATAGCGGGTGCAATCCCTTCGCATCGACCGTTTTCCCGCAGCGGCATCGGTGCTCCTGGCAAACGTCTAGTCCAAGTCTTTGTCCACTTCCAATCCTCAAAGAATCGTCGTCCAAAAAAGTCCCGAGATTTGGGCAAGGGATTGCACCAAGCCATGCTCCGCTCCCTCCACTTGAGGCTGACACCAGGCAAGCAAGACGATGTtgatttgcttcttttttaagcCCTTCTGAAATTTTGGAGCAGACAATGTTATCCCAGTTCCTTTGTTTCGTTGTGTCTTCGGGGATTTTGAGTCCTGACCCGTTCCAATCCCGGCAAGCTTCATCAAATGACTCATTCCAGCGAAGTCCAATAGTGTGACGAAGGACTTGCCGTGTCAAATGGTTGCAGCTTGAGAGAGACGAAAGATATGCCGGGTACGCGACCTCCAGCGCCGATCTTAGACCGACACCCCCAAATCCAGAGGGAAGCTTACATTGCTTCCAACCGAGTTCGTCGAAGCGGACGTTGATTAGTGACTCAACAGTTTGTTTGAGAGATTTGTCTATCGAAAGTAGACTGTCGTCATGTTCGTGGCAGGGTGAACATCGCAGTAGGTATAGAAGCTTGGGTAGTCCGATGTTGTTTCTCATCAGGAAGAAGGATGTGTAAGAGTCGAGGCATGACAGTCTATTTGCGAGGCGAGATAATTCTTCATTTTTAGAAAGTAGATGGTTCCTGAGTTCGTCTTCACTGAGTGGACATCCAAGGAAATATAGTTTATCAACTGGCACAGTCGGGATCCCGGGAAGCAGTTCGTTGAAAAACTCCTTGATAGAGAGAAAGTCGGTGTTTGAGTATGAGACATTTATTAACTCTGATTTGTTAATATTGATGTCCAATCCCAAGTGTTTTAATGCGGGAAGTGCTTGACGTAAAGAGTTGTATGTTTCCTCGAATGATCCTCCAATTGTGGCATCGTCGAGATACCAGAGATTTAGTTGTGCGTCAATTGATCTCACAACATCATCAATTGTCAGGGCAAATAAGAGGGGTCCGAGCGGATCTCCCTGCTGGACACCAGTTTTTGATTTAATGATTTCATCATCAAAAACCAGAGACGTATCTTCTCCGTATGACAATTTAACAAGAGGGAAAAGCATGGGAGCCCTCTTCCAACACGTTTCCATAATGGAGTCTCTTCTGAGAGAATTGAATGCATTGGTTATGTCCAATTTGATTCCAATGCATTCGTTTGCAGTATTCTTCTGTGTGAAGAAACGCCTTGCTGCATGAACCGCTGCCTCACATCCGTTCTGGATACTAACACCCATTTGTTCTGGGAAGAACTCCGCACCGAGTGGGCGGCTCACGAGGGTCGAAGCAATCTTCGCTGCGAGTCTTCTGAAATAATTTCCGACCGCAATGGGGCGGATTCCTCCGTTGGGTTTTTTGAACGCGAGTAGCCTTGCGGAGAAGAGCAATTCTCTGGCATACTCCGGGATGTCGCCATTCACCATTTTCCTTATTAGGTCCGTGATCGATTTAACAAGACAGCGTCCTGCTTCCGAGGTGTAGGTGGACGTTAGGTCTTTGATATGGCCGGGGCGTAACCCATCCAAGCCTCCGCTGCTGCTAGCGGCAAAAGAAGCGATTCCGTGTCGCACTTCTGATTCGGTAATCATAATCTCTTGAGTTCCTTCAGGATTCGAGAACTTTACATAATCACTCGGTGCACTTGGGTGCTTCTGAATTAAGGTATTCAGGACCTCGGGGGTGctatacaaattaatttaaaaaaagttttgacGTGGTGCTTTCCCGCGTCCAAAAATGTCACTAAAAATGCCTGGAGTTATATATACagtgaacaacaataaaaactgaacatgctttttcttataaatttacaATGAAAGATATTGCAAATAtggttcaaatttatttttaacatggatcaaagtattttaaattttttagtgtttttaataaaccaaaattcaaaaccagaacaaactgaacaaatttaaaaattaaacacTTAAGCATGTTAATAtcatctatattttttaattttataatatttatccataaatctttttaaaatattgagaataaaGCAAAAACCGATTTTTTAAGACAAAAAATTCCGGACAaatgtcaaaaaataaaatatcagtaaggAATATGCTTTCCTCTCGATTTATATAACTCTAAACTACGAGTTTTCATCGAATTTATTAATTTTCGAATAAAATCAGTTggaattttattccaaatttctaatattttatccttttgttgatgtttatttttgGTCGAGAATCACCAAAAGATTCCTCAGGACGATAATTATCAGAAGCTATTTAAATAAGTGTTCAACAAACAAAAAAGTCGGGTCTGGTTGACCATCGTTGCTCAATcgtcaataaatattttaaattaaagaggCTTGAAGTGAGTATGTCAATTTCAACTGTTTTAAATTTGCCAAAACATTTACAAAAAAGAATGGAAATCAGTAACAActcaaaaaataagaataattattttccatCAATTAGTTTGAGAACTCTGCCAAAGGCAATAGTCCTGCCCTCATCCCTGAGAATAATCCTCCCCAGAATGGGCAGGTCGGCAGCCACGGCCACACAGATGGGCTCCTCCACAGCCAAGACCACCTCACATCGACTGTCCGTCCTCAGGAAACGAGGATTCCTCACCTTCTCCTCCCCCATCTCCTGAGTACTCACCAGCCGTCGGAATGTCACCTGGTGAGTCACGTGGTGGATGTGCATCATGGCGGGAAAACCAGCACAAATTATATTCGACAGGTCCATTGTCACTATCTACACACTCTAATTGACACTACACCTCCACTTTGAAGTTCTTGGCCATTTTGACTGGATGTTCGGGGGGACACATCACAGAGCCCACTGAGATCTCCTAAATCACGTTTTTTAGTCACAACAAACATCTTCTGAGGCTCCCAGGATTCTCAGACGGATATTATAGCCTGGACTCGACTGCTCGACCTCAATCTCGTCCACCATCACTTGGGAGACCGTGACAGTCAccttattaaattaaatattaattttaattaattttaattattattatcaatatattaataatatactttGGCGGGAAGAATCATTAGTTTTTGTCCTGTGGTGACAGTCCCACACTCCAGTTTGCCAAAAACCATTGTCCCGATTATTATTGCCTTGTCGGCCACCAAAAACCTGACTGGGTGGTCAGGCCTTCGATCAATTGGCTCCAGACTGTCCAACAGACCCAGAAAAGTCCACTTTCTTTGCATTACTCGAGCAATCAGACCTAAACCAGGGACACACAGCCACAGGAGGCATTTCCTTAAGGAAAGACCCGTCAAACCCCGAGCAAGGCATAATAAAGCACTCAGACTTGGAGAATCCCAACTGTTTCAAAAAGGGCGCCAATTTCGCGCCACAGAATTTAAACCTTTGGCGGGAAAAGTGTGAAATTACCTTTGTTCAGCCCAGGTGACAGAGGGGTCATCCATTTTATTAATAAGGACAATAAGATATTTAATGCCAGAAGCGCGGGCAATGATGGCATGTTCCCGCGTCTGCCCGCCCTTGTCAAAGCCTGCCTCGAACTCCCCCGCCCTGGCCGAGATGACGAGTACTGCCACGTCTGCCTGGACCACCCCGTTGATCATGTTGGGGACATATGCCTTGTGGCCTGGAGCGTCCAATATAGTCACGTGCTTCTTGGGGGTTTTGAAGTAGGCACACCCCACTTCCACTGTCTTGCCTTTTTCCCGCTCTTCCGGGTTGGTGTCGAGAGCATAGGAGAGGTACCTCACACATTACAGTTGGGAGTACCACGACTCACGGTTTAGTTCCCGCGCTTCTGCCTCGTACTTCTCCAATGTTCTCTTGCTTATCATTCCTGTTAGGAGCATTAGGTTCCCGCCAATTGTCGATTTTCCCGCGTCCACGTGGCCAATGAAGATTATGTTTATGTTATCTTTTTTGCCCAAATCGGCTGTCTCTTCATTTGGTGGTGCTGgttgattatatattaatattttactgtCCTCGTGCTCCAGATCATACCCCACcatgttgtatatttatttaatttttatattaattt
This window harbors:
- the LOC115227622 gene encoding LOW QUALITY PROTEIN: eukaryotic peptide chain release factor GTP-binding subunit ERF3A-like (The sequence of the model RefSeq protein was modified relative to this genomic sequence to represent the inferred CDS: substituted 1 base at 1 genomic stop codon), producing MVGYDLEHEDSKILIYNQPAPPNEETADLGKKDNINIIFIGHVDAGKSTIGGNLMLLTGMISKRTLEKYEAEARELNRESWYSQLXCVRYLSYALDTNPEEREKGKTVEVGCAYFKTPKKHVTILDAPGHKAYVPNMINGVVQADVAVLVISARAGEFEAGFDKGGQTREHAIIARASGIKYLIVLINKMDDPSVTWAEQR